The stretch of DNA GAAAGACCGGTTTCGTCTGCGCTTCCGAGGGGACAGCATCCACAAGAGCGAGCTTTAATGGGACTTGCACCAGTTCATGCGCGGGAGGAACAACTCTTAAGTAGAGCCTTCTCGACGAGAACAACTCAATGAGAAGATTGGCAAATTCACGAGACAATCCGGCCGCAACAAGGACGCCAGCTGGGTGCTTCAGCCGTAAACCATAGTCACCTTTGGTGGGTTGAAATTGATCAAAACTTTCGGCCAGAGAAGCAAAGCCCGCCTCACCGGTTCGCCTGACATATTCGACAATCGCAGCCTTCAGTTGGCCGTGAGCTGCCAGTTGTTGCCATGTCGCTTCGGCATCTGTGGTCACTGCGGGAGTTGCTGAAATCGTGCGTAATTCTGCCTGCTGTTCATCGTCGAGCATGCGGACAACCCGGTGATCGCTGGTCGCCTTGCGGCAACGACCTTCGGCCCACTGGCGTATCGCAAAAACCTGATCTTCAGCAGTGATCGACAATGGAATCAGTGATCGACGTGCTTTCTCGAGATCTTCCATTTCCAGAATTCGACCGTGGCTGAAAGACTCCACGATTGCCGAACTGACAATCTGCTCCAGTTCAGCTCCGCTGTAGCCATCGGTCTGTCGTGCCAACAGATCGAGATCGTACAGGGAAGGTTGCCAGCCTCGCTTTTCGAGATGGATCTGCAAGATCTTTAGTCGCTCATCAAAGTTGGGTAAGTCGATAAAAAAGAGTTCATCAAATCGGCCGCGGCGCAGCAGTTCCGGGGGAAGAGATTCCACAGAATTGGCTGTTGCTACCAGAAAGACAGGTTGCTCGACTTCGCTGATCCAGGTCAGAAAAGTTCCCAGCAGGCGGGCCATCGTTGAGTCGGTCGCTCCACCGGATGATTGTTCGGCTCCCGCAAAGCCTTTTTCGATTTCATCGAGCCAGAGGACAGCCGGTGCGAGATTCTCCATCGTCTGGAGGACTTTTCGCAGATTTTCCTCCGGCCCACCGCGCTGGCCGGCCAGTAAATGAGTGACATCGAGTCGCACCAGAGGAAACCCCAGGACTCTGGCAGTCACGCGTGCAGAAAGACTTTTTCCGCACCCTTGAACCCCCAAGAGAAAGACTCCCTTTGGGGCAGGGATCCCTTGTTCTCGAGCTGAAGGCGATAAAGCCTTTGATCTTTGGGTCAGCCACTCCTTGAGCTGATCGAGTCCACCAACATCGTTGATACCTTCTTGAAGATCGTAGAAGGTCAAGAACTCCGATCCGGAAGCGAGGCTCTTCTTCTCGGAGATCAGCAGACGAACGACTTCATCATCGACGGTTTTGCGATCAAGCATCGCCCGGCGAATCGCCATGCGGGCTTCATGCCAGGTCAGACCGGCGAGTGCTTTAAGCAATGAGTCTTCCTCTTCGTGGCTCCAAGGTTCGACCTGGTGATGCATCGCAAGAGATTCTTCCTTGTACTCCTGCAAAATCTGTCTCAAGTCGGCGAGATCAGGCAAAGGGAGGGCCATTGAAATGGCCAGCTTTTCGACATCCACGGGAAGATCTGGTTCAGGATCAATAACGATCAAAGTCTGACGGCGACGAAGTGCCGTGGTGACGGTTTCACGAAAATCTCGAATGGCCTGCGGAGAATCGAGAAAGCGGCCTAACCGACAAATGAGCCAGACCAGACCTTCCGCAGCGACCTCGGCACCGGCAACCCATTGAGCCGAATCGATGGGCCTCGTGGCGGCAAGATCGGGCTGATGTTCAGCCGGCATTCCCTCACGCAACTCCCAGGATTCTTCTTCCGAGAGTTGGCGAATGATTGATAGACAACGTTCTTCTTCGTGTGTCTTGATCACGACCAGCGGATAGCCAGCTCGAATACGCCCCACGAGATCGGCAGAAAAGTTTGACATGAATCCCTCGGAACTCAGAGAATTTGACTCAGCGCTCTGTCATAAAACTGCCGGTTTTCAGATGAAAACTCGACACTTTCCGCCACCAGCTGTTTCATGCACAGCTTGCGTGAGTATCGAACGCTCTGCAAGCATGAAAACCTGCCCAAAGCGATCTTGATTGAACAGATGAATGCCAATACTCTCATGCTGGTCAATTCAGGGATCAATTTACGCACTGGATGGCGTTCCCCTCAGTCCCATAGACACTTCTTCAGAATGCAGATTTGGGCTTTGGCCCGAAAAGAGTTCAGGAAGGAATCTGAACAGGAGAGGCCGCAATGATTTTGCGTGCCTGTGGTTGGGTTACACAATTTGTTAAAGCCACACTTTTGCTGACTATGTCCATCTGCGGCATGGAGGTCGGGCTGAGAGTGTGGGAAGCCTACGCTCCTGAACATAGTCCCAAACCTGCTTCTTCACTCTCTACGCTGCTCGTGCCCTCCGCGAGGCAATACCAGGAACTCATCCCTCGTACGGAAAGAACCTGGCCCGGCACGAATGGGCAAACCGTTCGTTTTCGCACCAACAGCCGAGGTGGACGGGGGGAAGAATTGCAGACCCCAAAGCCTCAAGGAACCTTTCGTGTGCTCTGGCTGGGAAATGAAACCGTTTTAGCTCCCATGCTCGATGAACCTCTCACTCCACCGCACCTCGTGCGGACATTCCTGCAAACCAGATCGCCAGCACCCGTCGAAATTATTAATGGTGGATTTCCCGAAAGCTGCCCACTGCTGATGGCGTTGCAGTACATGAACGACTGGGCCAGTACGGAACCCGATCTCATTTTAATTCACGTTGATCGATCAGCGATTGAGCGCGACCGCCAGTTGCGTCGATTTACACACGCTTCCGTCGATGGCCGC from Planctopirus ephydatiae encodes:
- a CDS encoding AAA family ATPase — encoded protein: MSNFSADLVGRIRAGYPLVVIKTHEEERCLSIIRQLSEEESWELREGMPAEHQPDLAATRPIDSAQWVAGAEVAAEGLVWLICRLGRFLDSPQAIRDFRETVTTALRRRQTLIVIDPEPDLPVDVEKLAISMALPLPDLADLRQILQEYKEESLAMHHQVEPWSHEEEDSLLKALAGLTWHEARMAIRRAMLDRKTVDDEVVRLLISEKKSLASGSEFLTFYDLQEGINDVGGLDQLKEWLTQRSKALSPSAREQGIPAPKGVFLLGVQGCGKSLSARVTARVLGFPLVRLDVTHLLAGQRGGPEENLRKVLQTMENLAPAVLWLDEIEKGFAGAEQSSGGATDSTMARLLGTFLTWISEVEQPVFLVATANSVESLPPELLRRGRFDELFFIDLPNFDERLKILQIHLEKRGWQPSLYDLDLLARQTDGYSGAELEQIVSSAIVESFSHGRILEMEDLEKARRSLIPLSITAEDQVFAIRQWAEGRCRKATSDHRVVRMLDDEQQAELRTISATPAVTTDAEATWQQLAAHGQLKAAIVEYVRRTGEAGFASLAESFDQFQPTKGDYGLRLKHPAGVLVAAGLSREFANLLIELFSSRRLYLRVVPPAHELVQVPLKLALVDAVPSEAQTKPVFLPCTLRLSPDVRNARSLQELKIVRLGTQAE